One genomic region from Buchnera aphidicola (Melanaphis sacchari) encodes:
- a CDS encoding DNA polymerase III subunit delta' C-terminal domain-containing protein has product MKIYPWLKKKYEEIIQKHQEKKAHHAILIKTYKGIGVFRLIWAVSKWLLCLKPKGIYPCEGCHGCTLMSSKNHPDWHEFTIEKNNFVSVDDIRKINQKIFQSAQQGQSKIIFFSNTKKLTEQAMNALLKTLEEPPKKTWFFFIDYNYLKSHSTLRSRCIIYRLLPPKEKNSIKWLSNKNTKKNTSNITALRINQSCPLSSEKFINGDLWNERKILCKNLFESIKNKNLLKILPILCQKNMISKIDWICFILFDAIKTNFKDKKKIINLDQLELVNFLSTHYNNIILNKSIDIWIQCKNQALKIPTIDKELLLLEKLLIWEKTLYFAN; this is encoded by the coding sequence ATGAAAATATATCCTTGGCTAAAAAAAAAATATGAAGAAATTATTCAAAAACACCAAGAAAAAAAAGCGCATCATGCTATTCTAATAAAAACTTATAAAGGAATAGGTGTTTTTCGCTTAATTTGGGCTGTCAGTAAATGGTTACTATGTCTTAAACCAAAAGGAATATATCCTTGCGAAGGATGTCATGGATGCACATTAATGTCTTCAAAAAATCATCCAGATTGGCACGAATTTACTATAGAAAAAAATAATTTTGTCAGTGTTGATGATATTCGAAAAATAAATCAAAAAATATTTCAAAGTGCACAACAAGGACAATCTAAAATTATTTTTTTTTCAAATACAAAAAAGTTAACAGAACAAGCAATGAATGCACTATTAAAAACGTTAGAAGAACCGCCTAAAAAAACTTGGTTTTTTTTTATAGATTACAATTATTTGAAATCACATTCTACGTTGAGAAGTCGATGCATTATATACAGATTATTACCTCCAAAAGAGAAAAATAGTATAAAATGGCTATCTAATAAAAATACTAAAAAAAATACATCAAATATAACAGCACTACGAATTAATCAGTCATGTCCTTTATCTTCTGAAAAGTTTATTAATGGAGATTTATGGAATGAAAGAAAAATTCTATGTAAAAATTTATTTGAATCTATTAAAAATAAAAATTTGTTAAAAATATTACCAATTTTATGTCAAAAAAATATGATTTCTAAAATAGATTGGATATGTTTTATATTATTTGATGCAATCAAAACAAATTTTAAAGACAAAAAAAAAATAATTAATCTTGATCAATTAGAATTAGTTAATTTTTTGTCTACTCATTATAATAACATTATTTTAAATAAAAGTATTGATATATGGATACAATGTAAAAATCAAGCATTAAAAATTCCTACAATTGATAAAGAATTGCTATTGCTAGAAAAATTGCTCATATGGGAAAAAACTTTATATTTTGCAAACTAA
- a CDS encoding beta-ketoacyl-ACP reductase, translating into MKKRKTALVTGANKGIGREISKKLIKKGIQVIGTSRTKNGVNVINSYLKKNGFGFILDLKNTNSIPEKIKEIFKKINFIDILINNAGINEDNLLIYMSPRQWEDTIKVNLTAVFYMSKSIVRSMIKKRKGRIITISSVVAYTGNKGQINYSAAKSGLIGFHRSLALEVASKGITVNIVSPGLINTDLIKNLNYFQYKRYLSLIPMKRLGTTQDIANAVIFLSSSKASYITGQTLHINGGMYMS; encoded by the coding sequence ATGAAAAAAAGAAAAACTGCATTAGTCACAGGTGCTAATAAAGGAATAGGACGAGAAATTTCTAAAAAATTAATAAAAAAAGGTATTCAAGTAATTGGTACATCTAGAACAAAAAATGGAGTAAATGTTATTAATTCATATTTAAAAAAAAATGGATTTGGATTTATTTTGGATCTTAAGAATACAAATTCTATTCCAGAAAAAATTAAAGAAATATTTAAAAAAATAAATTTTATTGATATTTTAATAAATAATGCTGGAATCAATGAAGATAATTTATTAATTTACATGAGCCCAAGGCAATGGGAGGATACAATAAAAGTGAATTTAACAGCAGTATTTTATATGTCCAAATCAATCGTACGTTCAATGATAAAAAAAAGAAAAGGTCGCATTATTACTATAAGTTCTGTAGTTGCTTATACTGGTAATAAAGGTCAAATAAATTATAGCGCTGCAAAATCAGGGCTGATTGGATTTCATAGATCATTAGCGTTGGAAGTAGCTTCTAAAGGAATTACTGTAAATATTGTATCACCGGGGTTAATTAATACTGATTTAATTAAAAATTTAAATTATTTTCAATACAAAAGATACTTATCTCTCATACCTATGAAACGGTTAGGAACAACTCAAGATATCGCAAATGCTGTAATTTTTTTGTCTTCATCAAAAGCATCGTATATAACTGGACAAACATTACATATAAACGGAGGAATGTATATGAGTTAA
- the rne gene encoding ribonuclease E: protein MKRMLINATQQEELRVALVDGQRLYDLDIETSRSEQKKSNIYKGRITHIEPSLEAAFVNYGIEKHGFLPLKEISRNYFPKNYNFDEKINIKKILHEGQEILVQINKEKRGTKGAFLTTFITLAGSYLVLMPYNPKTIGISRRIKKNDRVELRELLISLKVPENMGIIIRTAGVGKSIESLQWDLSLRLKHWDTIQKDLKKKPTPSLIYQESNVIVRAFRDYLKKDIGEILIDNPKILNLAREHIINLGRPDFINKIKLYTGDIPLFSYYQIESQINSAFQRKVRLPSGGSIMVDNTEALTAIDINSSRSTRGLDIEATAFNTNLEAVEEISRQLRLRDLGGLIVIDFIDMASIKHQKIIEKKLRNIVREDRARIQIGSISRFGLLEMSRQRLSSSLGESSHHICPRCTGTGVIRDNESLSLSILRLIEEEALKKNTYEVHAIVPIEIACYLLNEKRDAVHAIEKRQAGGKTIIIPNKNMKTPHYFVSRIKRGERVKATSYYLSNIEKNRSIKNLKKEVFDKKIISRPILTNFNLSNYIFYQKKNNFIKKINYINLFLNIFLNNKNIFKKFIFWIKNKFLIKCLLIKNEILNKNICQNKKKEIYLEKPKKIRKKFSIGFGKNTKLFSNKLHQNYLPKKYDLFNNLENIYLNNFFAIEVKDLKKYFYISDWYKFLFQKINNENLLKILLFYSLFKQEKFLFEKKINEFFLKNKLLLGSFVPSNINIIQNLYDDFFCFPVFIPASVNRFFIYLRRFLATKQLKKLCINKIKNNKKLNTFFQGNNLISPITARLKSSNNKIILLNHFSKEKISIFYKYFLNNDLKKKNIIQKNVKIKLKIISKKNNFLILNKKNIFQKNNFRRKNQTKISSAPITKIYSNKFNNENKFITQSFNFSFKSKTTFKSSAGAHSAINFSTSPITKIK, encoded by the coding sequence ATGAAAAGAATGTTAATTAACGCAACTCAGCAGGAAGAGTTACGTGTAGCTCTTGTTGATGGTCAGCGTTTATATGATCTTGATATTGAAACTTCTAGATCAGAACAGAAAAAATCTAATATATATAAAGGAAGAATAACTCATATTGAACCTAGTTTAGAAGCTGCTTTTGTAAATTATGGAATAGAAAAACATGGTTTTTTGCCATTAAAAGAAATTTCTAGGAATTATTTTCCAAAAAATTATAATTTTGATGAAAAAATAAATATTAAAAAGATTTTGCATGAAGGCCAAGAGATTTTAGTTCAAATTAATAAAGAAAAAAGAGGTACAAAAGGTGCTTTTTTAACTACTTTTATTACGTTAGCCGGAAGTTATTTAGTTCTTATGCCTTATAATCCAAAAACTATCGGCATATCTAGACGAATTAAAAAAAATGATAGAGTAGAATTAAGAGAATTATTAATTTCTTTAAAAGTACCTGAAAATATGGGAATAATTATTCGTACTGCTGGGGTAGGAAAATCTATTGAATCATTACAATGGGATTTGTCTCTGCGATTAAAACATTGGGATACTATTCAAAAAGATTTGAAAAAAAAACCTACGCCATCTTTGATTTATCAAGAAAGTAACGTTATTGTTCGCGCTTTTAGAGATTATTTAAAAAAAGATATTGGAGAAATATTAATTGATAATCCTAAAATATTAAATTTGGCTCGTGAACATATTATTAATTTAGGTCGTCCAGATTTTATTAATAAAATTAAATTATATACTGGGGATATACCATTATTTAGTTATTATCAAATTGAATCACAAATTAATTCTGCTTTTCAAAGAAAAGTAAGATTACCTTCGGGTGGTTCGATCATGGTTGATAATACAGAGGCTTTAACAGCAATCGACATTAATTCATCTCGTTCTACACGTGGATTAGATATTGAAGCAACAGCATTTAATACTAATTTAGAAGCTGTAGAAGAAATTTCTCGGCAATTAAGATTAAGAGATTTAGGTGGTTTAATAGTTATTGATTTTATAGATATGGCATCAATTAAACATCAAAAAATTATTGAAAAAAAATTGCGTAATATTGTTCGAGAAGATAGAGCGCGTATTCAAATCGGAAGTATTTCTAGATTTGGTCTTCTAGAAATGTCTCGACAAAGATTGAGTTCATCTTTAGGTGAATCTAGTCATCATATTTGTCCAAGATGTACAGGTACGGGTGTAATTCGAGACAACGAATCTTTATCTTTATCTATATTAAGGTTAATTGAAGAAGAGGCTTTAAAAAAAAATACGTATGAAGTTCATGCAATTGTGCCAATTGAAATTGCTTGTTATTTATTAAATGAAAAAAGAGATGCTGTACATGCAATTGAAAAACGTCAGGCTGGTGGAAAAACTATAATTATTCCTAATAAAAATATGAAAACTCCACATTATTTTGTATCTAGAATAAAAAGAGGTGAACGAGTAAAAGCTACTAGCTATTATCTTTCTAATATAGAAAAAAATAGAAGTATAAAGAATTTAAAAAAAGAAGTTTTTGATAAAAAAATAATATCACGACCAATTTTAACTAATTTTAATTTATCTAATTATATTTTTTATCAAAAAAAAAATAATTTTATAAAAAAAATCAACTATATAAATTTGTTTTTAAATATTTTTTTAAATAATAAAAATATTTTTAAAAAATTTATTTTTTGGATAAAAAACAAATTTTTAATCAAGTGTCTTTTGATTAAAAATGAAATTTTAAACAAAAATATTTGTCAAAATAAAAAAAAAGAAATTTATCTTGAAAAGCCAAAAAAGATTCGTAAAAAATTTAGCATTGGTTTCGGTAAGAATACAAAGCTATTTTCAAATAAATTGCATCAAAATTATTTACCGAAGAAATATGACTTATTTAATAATCTTGAGAATATATATTTAAACAATTTTTTTGCTATAGAAGTAAAAGATTTAAAGAAATATTTTTATATATCTGATTGGTACAAATTTTTATTTCAGAAAATTAATAATGAAAATTTACTTAAAATATTATTGTTTTATAGTTTATTTAAACAAGAAAAATTTTTATTTGAAAAAAAAATAAATGAATTTTTTTTAAAAAATAAGTTATTATTAGGAAGTTTTGTGCCAAGCAACATAAATATTATACAAAATTTATATGATGATTTTTTTTGTTTTCCTGTTTTTATCCCAGCATCAGTAAATCGTTTTTTTATTTACTTACGACGTTTTTTAGCAACAAAACAACTAAAAAAATTATGTATAAATAAAATAAAAAATAATAAAAAATTAAATACTTTTTTTCAAGGAAATAACCTGATTAGTCCTATAACAGCACGTTTAAAAAGTTCTAACAATAAAATAATTTTATTAAATCATTTTTCTAAAGAAAAAATATCAATTTTTTATAAATATTTTTTAAATAACGATTTAAAGAAAAAAAATATAATTCAAAAAAACGTAAAAATCAAGTTAAAAATAATATCTAAAAAAAACAATTTTCTAATTTTAAATAAAAAAAATATTTTTCAGAAGAATAATTTTAGAAGAAAAAATCAAACAAAAATATCGAGCGCACCTATTACAAAAATTTATAGCAATAAATTTAACAATGAAAATAAATTTATAACTCAGTCTTTTAATTTTTCTTTTAAGTCTAAAACAACATTTAAAAGTTCTGCAGGAGCTCATTCTGCAATAAATTTTTCTACCTCTCCTATAACCAAAATAAAATAA
- the rluC gene encoding 23S rRNA pseudouridine(955/2504/2580) synthase RluC has product MKHKILPISIIYINEDMINQRIDNFLKKKFKNVPKSMIYRIIRTGKIRINKKRIKPDYKLKNGDQLKIPPIKIKCRKNNNISIQNSEKKLLNNILYEDNYLLIINKPSGIAVHGGSGINHGIIESFRKLRPLEKYLELVHRIDKETSGILMLAKKRMALISLHEQIRDRKIKKEYIALVHGLWPENLKKISQPLLKKKLNNTQKKVLVHASGKFSETHFRIKKKYSLTTLLTAIPITGRTHQIRAHTLYAGHPILFDKRYGNHNLDLKIKHKNKLSRLLLHANSINFIHPKNGKNINIKAPLDLNLEKYLNALV; this is encoded by the coding sequence ATGAAACATAAAATATTACCTATATCTATTATATATATTAATGAGGATATGATAAATCAACGAATAGATAACTTTTTAAAGAAAAAATTTAAAAATGTTCCTAAAAGTATGATTTATCGTATTATAAGAACGGGAAAAATCAGAATTAATAAAAAAAGAATCAAACCAGATTATAAATTAAAAAATGGAGATCAATTAAAAATCCCACCAATAAAAATAAAATGTCGAAAAAATAATAATATCTCAATACAAAATTCAGAAAAAAAATTATTAAATAATATTTTATATGAAGATAATTATTTATTAATTATTAATAAACCCTCTGGTATTGCAGTACATGGTGGAAGTGGAATAAATCATGGAATTATAGAATCTTTTCGAAAATTGCGACCATTAGAAAAATATCTTGAATTAGTGCATCGCATCGATAAAGAAACATCTGGTATTTTAATGTTAGCTAAAAAAAGAATGGCTCTTATATCGTTGCATGAACAAATAAGAGATAGAAAAATAAAAAAAGAATATATAGCATTAGTACATGGTTTATGGCCAGAAAATTTAAAAAAAATATCACAACCTTTATTAAAAAAAAAGTTAAATAACACACAAAAAAAAGTTTTAGTTCATGCATCTGGAAAATTTTCAGAAACTCATTTTAGAATAAAAAAAAAATATTCTTTAACAACGCTCTTAACTGCTATACCTATAACAGGAAGAACACATCAAATTCGAGCACATACTTTATATGCAGGACATCCAATATTATTTGACAAACGCTATGGAAATCATAATTTAGATTTAAAAATAAAACATAAAAATAAACTAAGTAGACTATTATTACACGCTAACTCTATTAATTTCATACATCCTAAAAATGGTAAAAATATAAATATAAAAGCACCATTAGATTTAAATCTTGAAAAATATTTAAATGCTCTTGTATGA
- the rpmF gene encoding 50S ribosomal protein L32: MAVQKNKPTRSKRGMRRSHDFLTEKLLSIDKFSGETHLRHHITAKGYYKGKKVI; encoded by the coding sequence ATGGCTGTTCAAAAAAACAAACCAACTCGTTCTAAAAGAGGCATGAGACGCTCTCATGACTTTTTAACAGAAAAATTATTATCGATAGATAAATTTTCAGGAGAAACACATCTACGTCATCATATTACTGCTAAAGGATATTATAAAGGAAAAAAAGTAATTTAA
- the tmk gene encoding dTMP kinase, translating into MMQNKFIVIEGLEGAGKSHACLYIKKILKKCNIEKIILVRQPGSTKISEKIRNLIKKNSYSEKLTNEAELLLIYAARIQLVETIIKPALKNGMWVISDRHDLSSLAYQGGGLGIKKKLIMQLKNLFLKNFNPDLTIYLDVNPKIGLQRALKRNSLDRIESRSLKFFYKTRKAYLKNIKLDNKSIKINANFNIKIVMKTVKKQILNWLQKKVK; encoded by the coding sequence ATAATGCAAAATAAATTTATTGTAATTGAAGGATTAGAAGGTGCTGGAAAAAGTCATGCATGTTTATATATAAAAAAAATTTTAAAAAAATGTAATATAGAAAAAATTATTTTAGTACGTCAACCTGGAAGTACAAAAATTTCAGAAAAAATAAGAAATTTAATAAAAAAAAATTCTTATTCTGAAAAATTGACTAATGAAGCAGAACTTTTATTAATATATGCCGCGCGCATACAATTAGTAGAAACTATAATAAAACCTGCATTAAAAAATGGAATGTGGGTAATTTCAGACCGTCATGATTTATCCTCTCTGGCTTATCAAGGAGGAGGATTAGGAATAAAGAAAAAACTAATCATGCAATTAAAAAATTTATTTTTAAAAAATTTTAATCCAGATTTAACTATTTATTTAGATGTTAATCCTAAAATTGGATTACAAAGAGCATTAAAAAGAAATTCTTTAGATAGAATAGAAAGTCGATCATTAAAATTTTTTTATAAAACGAGAAAAGCTTATTTAAAAAATATAAAGTTAGATAACAAAAGCATAAAAATAAATGCTAATTTTAATATTAAAATCGTTATGAAAACAGTAAAAAAACAAATTTTAAACTGGCTTCAAAAAAAGGTCAAATGA
- the ptsG gene encoding PTS glucose transporter subunit IIBC, whose protein sequence is MFKNVFANLQKIGKSLMLPVSVLPIAGILLGIGSAHFSLIPEIISKIMAETGGSVFSNMPLIFAIGVALGFSNNDGVAALAAVVAYSILIQTLHAVEPIILHNFINIKTKNNFSDIGILGGIIAGAISACMFNKFYKIQLPEYLGFFAGKRFVPIISGLCAIFVGLILSCIWPSIGNKIQIFSKWAAYQNPIFAFFLYGLVERALVPFGLHHIWNVPFQMQIGEYTNSLGQVFHGDIARYMAGDTTAGNLSGGFIFKMYGLPGAALAIWHASKKSNRNKIGSIMISAALTAFLTGITEPIEFSFILVAPILYFVHACLAGLSFPLCIFLNMRAGTSFSHGFIDFIVLSGHSNNIFLFPIIGILYGLLYYILFYFLIITLNLKTPGREKNENNILKIKNNNEIAPHIIIALGGKENIKNLDACITRLRVTVINISKVNQNSLKNLGAAGIVISGSGVQVVFGTRSENIKTAMDQYINNK, encoded by the coding sequence ATGTTTAAAAATGTATTTGCAAATCTTCAAAAGATTGGTAAATCGCTTATGTTACCTGTCTCGGTGCTACCTATAGCAGGAATACTTCTTGGAATAGGATCGGCTCATTTTAGTTTGATACCAGAAATTATTTCAAAAATCATGGCAGAAACAGGAGGATCTGTTTTTTCTAATATGCCATTAATTTTTGCCATCGGAGTAGCTCTTGGATTTAGTAATAATGACGGAGTAGCTGCATTAGCTGCGGTTGTTGCATATAGCATCTTAATTCAAACATTGCATGCTGTTGAACCAATTATACTGCACAACTTTATTAATATAAAAACAAAAAATAATTTTTCTGATATTGGTATATTAGGTGGCATTATAGCAGGTGCAATTTCAGCATGCATGTTCAATAAATTTTATAAAATTCAATTACCTGAATATTTAGGTTTTTTTGCAGGAAAAAGATTTGTTCCTATTATTTCAGGTTTATGTGCAATATTTGTAGGATTAATTTTATCTTGTATATGGCCATCTATTGGAAATAAAATTCAAATTTTTTCTAAATGGGCTGCTTATCAAAATCCCATTTTTGCTTTTTTTCTTTATGGATTAGTAGAAAGAGCACTAGTTCCATTTGGTTTGCACCATATATGGAATGTTCCATTTCAAATGCAAATTGGAGAATATACTAATTCTTTGGGGCAAGTTTTTCATGGAGATATCGCAAGATATATGGCAGGAGATACAACTGCTGGAAATTTATCAGGAGGATTTATTTTTAAAATGTATGGACTTCCAGGTGCTGCTTTAGCCATTTGGCATGCTTCTAAAAAAAGCAACAGAAATAAAATAGGTAGTATTATGATTTCCGCGGCTTTAACTGCTTTTCTAACGGGAATTACTGAACCAATTGAATTTTCTTTTATATTAGTCGCACCCATATTATATTTTGTTCATGCTTGTTTAGCGGGTTTATCGTTTCCATTATGTATTTTTTTAAATATGCGAGCTGGAACTAGTTTTTCTCATGGATTTATAGATTTTATAGTTCTTAGTGGACATAGTAATAATATATTTCTTTTTCCAATTATTGGTATTTTATATGGTTTGTTATACTATATTTTATTTTATTTTTTAATTATCACTTTAAATTTAAAAACACCTGGTCGAGAAAAGAACGAAAATAATATTTTAAAGATAAAAAACAATAATGAAATTGCACCTCATATTATTATCGCTTTAGGGGGGAAAGAAAATATTAAAAATTTAGATGCATGTATTACTAGATTACGCGTTACAGTAATAAATATATCAAAAGTCAATCAGAATTCTTTAAAAAATCTTGGAGCAGCGGGAATAGTTATTTCAGGTTCAGGAGTACAAGTGGTATTTGGCACAAGATCTGAAAATATTAAAACTGCAATGGATCAGTATATAAATAATAAATAA
- the acpP gene encoding acyl carrier protein yields MKNNEQKIKKIISKILNIDIKKILNNSSFTEDLSADSLDVVELIMALEDKFNIEISDEHAQKINTVQEAIDYINSTYKNKF; encoded by the coding sequence ATGAAAAATAATGAACAAAAAATAAAAAAAATAATTTCCAAAATACTAAATATTGATATCAAAAAAATTCTTAATAATTCTTCTTTTACAGAAGATCTCAGCGCCGATTCTTTAGATGTGGTCGAATTAATTATGGCATTAGAAGATAAATTTAATATTGAAATATCGGATGAACATGCCCAAAAAATCAATACAGTTCAAGAAGCTATTGATTATATTAATTCAACATATAAAAATAAATTTTAA
- the fabD gene encoding ACP S-malonyltransferase translates to MLKKVILMCSFAMLFPGQGSQNINMLSSFFQKKNNIFKKTFNEASEYIKFNLLKLIQEGPKEKLNYSEYTQPAILTSSIAIYRFWVERNGKIPSFMAGHSLGEYSALVCSNAMQFSDAVKIVSLRGKWMEKLAKKKLYQTKAIIGLDQKIIENICLRFSSKNIYIASINNKNQIIISGKKSSIEKAIISFKKNGVKNIFDLNINFPVHSILMKPIAEKLYNILKLIKIKSPEIPVINNVYAKKEHSSHLIKMALMKQMYNTVRWSETIDLIKLNKVFIMLEIGPNKILTNLNRNQNNITSFSTNNLKNFLISFKIINKNYEKKKNCISHRC, encoded by the coding sequence ATGTTAAAAAAGGTTATTTTAATGTGTTCATTTGCCATGTTATTTCCAGGTCAAGGTTCTCAAAATATAAATATGTTATCTTCTTTTTTTCAAAAAAAGAATAATATATTTAAAAAAACTTTCAATGAAGCATCAGAATACATAAAATTTAATTTACTAAAACTTATACAAGAAGGCCCTAAAGAAAAATTAAATTATAGCGAATATACGCAACCAGCAATATTAACTTCATCAATTGCTATTTATCGTTTTTGGGTCGAAAGAAATGGAAAAATACCTTCATTTATGGCTGGACATAGTTTGGGAGAATATTCTGCTTTGGTTTGTTCTAACGCAATGCAATTTTCTGATGCTGTAAAAATTGTTTCTTTACGTGGAAAATGGATGGAAAAATTAGCTAAAAAAAAGTTATATCAAACAAAAGCAATTATTGGGTTAGATCAAAAAATAATTGAAAATATCTGTTTAAGATTTTCATCTAAAAACATTTATATAGCAAGCATTAATAATAAAAATCAAATTATTATTTCAGGAAAAAAGTCATCAATTGAAAAAGCAATAATAAGTTTTAAAAAAAACGGAGTTAAAAATATATTCGATCTAAATATTAATTTTCCTGTACATAGTATTTTAATGAAACCAATAGCTGAAAAACTTTATAATATATTAAAACTTATTAAAATTAAATCACCTGAAATACCAGTTATTAACAATGTTTACGCTAAAAAAGAACATTCTAGCCATCTTATTAAGATGGCATTAATGAAGCAAATGTATAACACTGTAAGATGGAGTGAAACAATTGATTTAATAAAGTTAAATAAAGTTTTTATAATGTTAGAAATAGGCCCAAATAAGATTTTGACAAATTTAAATCGAAATCAAAATAATATAACTTCGTTTAGCACAAATAACTTAAAAAATTTTTTAATATCATTTAAAATAATTAATAAAAATTATGAAAAAAAGAAAAACTGCATTAGTCACAGGTGCTAA
- a CDS encoding TatD family hydrolase — translation MFLIDSHCHIDRLNYSLLHGSIENMLEKSYRNNIKKFLTISTSINNFNKIKIFLDKYKSIFYSCGIHPLYCEKQINELNKLEKKSNIKRVIALGETGLDYFYSPQSKKIQQYFFRKHIQIAKKLKKPIIVHTRNAINDTIQILQEENARECGGIIHSFTEDKKSAFKLLDIDFYISFSGIITFKKSIELRETLKTIPLKNILIETDSPYLSPVPYRGKENQPAYLIEIAKNISFIKKINLKKFTEILKTNFCTLFNLNF, via the coding sequence ATGTTCTTAATTGATTCCCACTGCCATATTGATCGATTAAACTATAGTCTATTACATGGAAGTATAGAAAATATGTTAGAAAAATCATACCGAAACAACATAAAAAAATTTTTAACAATATCAACTTCTATAAATAATTTTAACAAAATAAAAATTTTTCTTGACAAATATAAATCTATTTTTTACTCATGCGGAATTCATCCTTTATATTGTGAAAAGCAAATAAACGAATTAAATAAATTAGAAAAAAAATCTAATATAAAACGCGTTATAGCGTTAGGTGAAACAGGTTTGGATTATTTTTATTCACCTCAAAGTAAAAAAATACAACAATATTTTTTTAGAAAACATATTCAAATTGCAAAAAAATTAAAAAAACCAATTATAGTACATACTAGAAATGCTATAAACGATACAATACAAATACTCCAAGAAGAAAATGCAAGAGAATGCGGGGGCATTATACATTCATTTACTGAAGATAAAAAATCAGCATTTAAATTATTAGATATAGATTTTTATATTTCGTTTTCTGGAATCATCACCTTTAAGAAATCAATAGAATTACGAGAAACATTAAAAACAATACCATTAAAAAATATTTTAATAGAAACAGATTCGCCATACTTATCACCAGTTCCTTATAGAGGAAAAGAAAACCAACCCGCATATCTAATTGAAATAGCAAAAAATATTTCATTCATAAAAAAAATAAATTTGAAAAAATTTACTGAAATTTTAAAAACAAATTTTTGTACGTTATTTAATTTAAACTTTTAA